The following coding sequences are from one Triticum dicoccoides isolate Atlit2015 ecotype Zavitan chromosome 4A, WEW_v2.0, whole genome shotgun sequence window:
- the LOC119283782 gene encoding heavy metal-associated isoprenylated plant protein 3-like, protein MAEGADAKEKEGENGTGDDGNERANKKQQKKKEGGDAGKKKAAPVVLGVDLHCDGCARKVVKAVKAAQGVEGVAADVAAGTVTVSGKAVDPWDLKDRVEARTHKPVAFVSPPNPPNPKKKKDGGDTATEGKKGQAGDGKGAKAAGDDKKKKNNSKEGPESTVVVKIGLHCNGCIDRIRRTAHKIKGVKEVKVDTAKEHVTVQGTMDAKALPDVLRRKLRRDVDVVPPPAAKSKDGDDKKKQHKDGGEDAAGEQQQGQGGGGGKKKNTNKNKNRQEDGGEETGGAAVVAEQAFPMAMMYGGGGGGGGVVAGGWTTSYRVEMLHAPQLFSDENPNACAVM, encoded by the exons ATGGCGGAGGGTGCCGACGCCAAGGAGAAAGAGGGGGAGAATGGCACCGGCGACGACGGGAACGAGAGGGCAAACaagaagcagcagaagaagaaagaaggcggCGACGCTGGGAAGAAGAAGGCGGCGCCCGTGGTGCTGGGGGTGGACCTGCACTGCGACGGCTGCGCGCGCAAGGTCGTCAAGGCCGTCAAGGCGGCGCAGGGTGTGGAGGGCGTGGCGGCCGACGTGGCCGCCGGCACGGTGACGGTGAGCGGCAAGGCCGTCGACCCCTGGGACCTCAAGGACCGCGTCGAGGCCAGGACGCACAagcccgtcgccttcgtctccccgcCCAATCCccccaaccccaagaagaagaaggacggcGGCGACACCGCCACCGAGGGCAAGAAGGGCCAGGCCGGCGACGGCAAGGGCGCCAAGGCCGCCggcgatgacaagaagaagaagaacaacagcaAGGAG GGTCCGGAGTCGACGGTGGTGGTGAAGATCGGGCTCCACTGCAACGGCTGCATTGACCGGATCAGGCGGACCGCGCACAAGATCAAAG GCGTGAAGGAGGTGAAGGTGGACACGGCCAAGGAGCACGTGACGGTGCAGGGCACCATGGACGCCAAGGCCCTCCCCGACGTGCTCAGGCGCAAGCTCCGGAGGGACGTCGACGTCGTGCCCCCGCCAGCGGCCAAGAGCAAGGACGGCGACGACAAGAAGAAGCAGCACAAGGACGGCGGCGAGGACGCCGCCGGGGAGCAGCAGCAGGggcaaggaggcggcggcggcaagaAGAAGAACACGAACAAGAACAAGAACAGGCAGGAGGACGGCGGGGAGGAGACTGGCGGCGCCGCGGTGGTGGCGGAGCAGGCGTTCCCGATGGCGATGATGTACGGCGGCGGGGGCGGAGGAGGGGGAGTGGTGGCTGGGGGGTGGACGACGTCGTACCGGGTGGAGATGCTGCACGCGCCGCAGCTGTTCAGCGACGAGAACCCCAACGCCTGCGCCGTCATGTGA